A region from the Candidatus Hydrogenedentota bacterium genome encodes:
- a CDS encoding right-handed parallel beta-helix repeat-containing protein: MRRYLAVILALLTTVYAHAAIQPGPNAQEEIQEALITAKPGSTVELGAGTFDLTMGLSLDVDRVKLRGKGPDKTILSFKNQNAGSEGLIVTGSGAVLENFAVEDSKGDAIKTKGCKGITFRNVRTEWTGGPKETNGSYGFYPVESENVLIEKCVAIGASDAGIYVGQSKNVVVRKSRAEFNVAGIEIENCHGADVYECVATHNTGGILVFDMPDLPMQGGRDVRVFNNRIVDNDTQNFAPAGNIVATVPTGTGLMIMANNNVEVFDNTLSGNKTTNCLIVSYLASGKEIKDPNYDPYPEGIFIHNNTFGPCGNDPQGDLGGALSELVGKPVPDIVWDGVIDAKKLANGELPKELRIYIADNGDADFINFDLGNTLVDPAKAKVTRDIAAHAGELPRLKPIKLARR, translated from the coding sequence ATGCGTCGATATCTTGCTGTCATTCTCGCGCTCCTTACTACGGTGTACGCCCACGCGGCGATTCAACCCGGCCCGAACGCCCAAGAGGAGATACAGGAAGCGCTCATCACCGCGAAGCCCGGCTCGACAGTCGAATTGGGCGCCGGCACCTTCGATCTTACGATGGGGCTGTCGCTCGACGTCGATCGTGTCAAGCTCCGCGGCAAGGGTCCCGACAAGACAATCCTGTCTTTCAAGAATCAGAACGCCGGCAGCGAAGGCCTGATTGTCACGGGCAGCGGGGCCGTGCTCGAGAATTTCGCCGTGGAAGATTCCAAGGGCGATGCGATCAAGACGAAGGGCTGCAAGGGCATCACCTTCCGCAACGTCCGAACGGAATGGACCGGAGGCCCGAAGGAAACCAACGGTTCGTACGGGTTCTATCCTGTTGAAAGCGAAAACGTGCTCATCGAGAAGTGCGTAGCGATCGGGGCCTCAGACGCCGGAATCTACGTCGGCCAATCGAAGAACGTTGTTGTTAGAAAGTCCCGCGCGGAGTTTAACGTCGCCGGAATCGAAATCGAAAACTGCCACGGCGCAGACGTCTACGAATGCGTCGCCACGCACAACACCGGCGGCATCCTCGTCTTCGACATGCCGGACCTTCCCATGCAGGGCGGACGCGACGTGCGCGTGTTCAACAACCGGATCGTCGACAACGACACGCAAAACTTTGCGCCCGCGGGCAACATCGTCGCGACCGTGCCCACCGGCACCGGTCTCATGATCATGGCGAACAACAACGTCGAAGTGTTCGACAATACGCTGAGCGGCAACAAGACGACGAACTGTCTGATCGTCAGCTATCTTGCCTCCGGCAAAGAGATCAAGGACCCGAACTACGACCCGTACCCGGAAGGCATCTTCATCCACAACAACACGTTCGGCCCCTGTGGCAATGACCCGCAAGGCGACCTCGGCGGCGCACTCAGCGAACTCGTCGGCAAACCTGTTCCCGACATCGTGTGGGACGGCGTCATCGACGCAAAGAAGCTCGCGAACGGCGAATTGCCCAAGGAACTTCGCATCTACATCGCCGATAATGGCGACGCGGACTTCATCAATTTCGATCTGGGGAACACCCTCGTTGACCCCGCCAAAGCGAAAGTCACGCGCGATATCGCTGCGCACGCCGGCGAACTGCCGCGGCTCAAGCCGATTAAGCTCGCCCGGAGGTAG
- a CDS encoding glycosyltransferase: protein MPAPVSIVIPAHNQLDCCRQCIESIQAHTNYPHKLILVDNGSTDGVSEYFDSVPNAVVVHSETNRGFPAGVNLGLAHAVGHVLLLNSDTIVPSQWLERLAHALESSPRIGLVGPMSNCVSGPQFLPGLEFTTLDQINAFADARATEFRGRLLDVERIVGFCMLIRDAAFQSVGLLDESFGVGNFEDDDYCLRVRKAGYRVCIAEDCFVFHYGSRTFSAMGFDNARFGELIAANEAAFNRKWGTDSDAPRATRVAENLLAEARGLETSGKHVAAIARIKDAIAIAPYYAPAYFQLGCVLLGLGHKPQAIEQFRRVLRLEPSHAESLAHLSALDPEPETKIQNPG, encoded by the coding sequence GTGCCGGCGCCCGTCTCCATCGTCATCCCCGCACACAACCAACTCGACTGCTGCCGCCAGTGCATCGAGTCCATCCAGGCGCACACAAACTATCCTCACAAGCTCATCCTCGTGGACAACGGATCGACCGACGGCGTTTCCGAGTACTTCGATTCGGTGCCGAACGCTGTCGTCGTCCACAGCGAAACGAATCGCGGCTTCCCCGCTGGCGTAAACCTCGGGCTCGCCCACGCAGTGGGCCACGTCTTGTTGCTCAACAGCGACACCATCGTCCCTTCACAATGGCTCGAACGCCTGGCCCACGCGCTGGAAAGTTCTCCCCGCATCGGCCTCGTCGGCCCAATGAGCAATTGCGTATCCGGACCGCAATTTCTGCCTGGTCTCGAATTCACGACCCTCGATCAGATCAACGCCTTCGCCGACGCGCGCGCCACCGAGTTTCGCGGCCGTTTGCTCGACGTCGAGCGCATCGTCGGGTTTTGCATGCTCATCCGCGACGCGGCGTTTCAATCCGTCGGCCTGCTCGACGAATCGTTTGGCGTGGGCAACTTCGAGGACGACGACTACTGCCTGCGCGTGCGTAAGGCCGGCTACCGCGTGTGCATTGCCGAAGACTGCTTCGTGTTCCACTATGGTAGTCGCACGTTTTCCGCAATGGGATTCGACAACGCTCGATTCGGCGAATTGATCGCCGCCAACGAAGCCGCCTTCAACCGCAAGTGGGGCACGGATTCCGACGCCCCCCGCGCAACGCGCGTCGCGGAAAACCTCCTTGCCGAAGCGCGCGGCCTCGAAACGTCCGGCAAACACGTCGCGGCAATCGCGCGGATCAAGGACGCCATCGCCATCGCCCCATACTACGCGCCCGCCTACTTCCAACTCGGCTGCGTCTTGCTTGGGTTGGGCCACAAGCCCCAGGCCATCGAACAATTCCGCCGGGTCCTCCGGCTCGAGCCAAGCCACGCCGAGTCGCTGGCCCACCTGTCTGCGCTGGACCCCGAACCAGAAACCAAAATCCAGAATCCAGGATAG
- a CDS encoding methionyl-tRNA formyltransferase — MRIAMTGSGLMATLLARAILDAGHEIVAVIDNGRTIKGYKRWLNPLLASIFTPNAAVSAIARKRGVPIVYIDKMTEDELAPLAATNPDLILVGGFSIILKKPIISLPRIGCVNCHSSLLPKHRGPNPFQAVILAGDDETGMTFHVIDEGIDTGPILAQHRIPVTHSDTAGSLVRRTSKLAAEKISEVLAQIERDGLKGTIQSPEAASYDKKLADNELYMDWTRPAEELDRKWRACFPFTMARFRYRGTTVFISRAKAYEHDTGKPPGTITAVRPFVRVATGKGTFAVMMGYTTKKPLPWIWPGLAWRPPVGDRLE, encoded by the coding sequence ATGCGTATTGCGATGACCGGCAGCGGCCTCATGGCCACGCTACTCGCCCGCGCAATTCTCGATGCGGGACACGAGATCGTCGCCGTGATCGACAACGGCCGCACGATCAAGGGCTACAAGCGCTGGCTCAACCCACTGCTCGCGTCCATTTTCACGCCGAATGCGGCCGTCAGCGCCATTGCGCGCAAACGCGGGGTGCCAATCGTCTACATCGACAAGATGACCGAAGACGAACTCGCGCCGCTTGCCGCAACGAATCCCGACCTGATTCTAGTCGGCGGCTTCTCAATCATTCTGAAGAAACCTATCATTTCCTTGCCGCGCATCGGCTGCGTGAATTGCCATTCCTCGCTCTTGCCGAAACACCGGGGGCCGAACCCCTTTCAAGCCGTCATTCTAGCGGGCGATGACGAGACTGGTATGACCTTTCACGTGATCGACGAAGGCATCGACACCGGTCCGATCCTCGCGCAGCACCGAATTCCCGTTACGCACAGCGACACCGCCGGCTCGCTCGTTCGCCGGACCTCGAAACTTGCCGCGGAAAAGATCAGCGAAGTCCTCGCGCAAATCGAACGTGACGGACTCAAGGGAACTATTCAATCGCCGGAAGCCGCTTCCTACGATAAGAAACTGGCGGACAACGAGCTATATATGGACTGGACACGCCCCGCGGAGGAACTCGACCGCAAGTGGCGCGCGTGTTTTCCGTTCACGATGGCGCGGTTTCGCTACCGGGGCACGACCGTTTTCATCTCCCGCGCGAAGGCTTACGAGCACGATACCGGCAAACCGCCCGGCACGATTACCGCCGTGCGGCCGTTTGTGCGAGTCGCGACGGGAAAAGGCACGTTTGCGGTAATGATGGGATACACGACCAAGAAGCCGTTGCCCTGGATATGGCCCGGCCTGGCCTGGCGTCCGCCCGTCGGCGACCGCCTCGAGTAG
- a CDS encoding D-tyrosyl-tRNA(Tyr) deacylase: MRAVVQRVHESSVTVGGRVVGKIGKGLLVLLGIGESDSEQDADYLADKIAGLRCFSDDDSKFNLGLRDVGGSVLAVSQFTLFGDCRKGKRPSFTEAARPELAVPLYERFVAQVRELGIEVQTGEFGAHMDVYLVNDGPVTLLLDSKKAF, translated from the coding sequence GTGCGCGCGGTCGTCCAACGGGTGCATGAATCGTCCGTCACGGTGGGTGGACGCGTGGTGGGAAAGATCGGGAAGGGGCTGCTCGTGCTGTTGGGCATAGGCGAATCGGATTCCGAGCAGGACGCCGACTACCTGGCGGACAAGATTGCCGGACTACGTTGTTTCTCCGATGACGACAGTAAGTTCAATCTCGGACTGCGCGACGTTGGTGGGAGCGTGCTTGCGGTTTCGCAATTTACCCTGTTCGGCGACTGCCGCAAGGGAAAGCGCCCGTCGTTCACCGAAGCGGCGCGCCCGGAACTGGCGGTTCCGCTCTACGAACGGTTTGTCGCGCAAGTGCGCGAACTCGGAATCGAAGTGCAGACCGGCGAGTTCGGCGCCCACATGGATGTCTATCTCGTGAATGACGGCCCGGTGACCTTGCTGCTCGATTCGAAAAAGGCCTTCTGA
- the ald gene encoding alanine dehydrogenase yields the protein MVVGVPKEIKPGENRVAMLPSGVAAFAAHGHEVLVERSAGAGSGITDAQYRAAGARVVTGAKGVWDRADLIVKVKEPIGPEMKRLRAGQIIYTYLHLASDEALTRHLMKKKVTAIGYETIQRDDGALPLLTPMSEVAGRLAVQKAARCLEAASGGRGILLSGVSGVKPAHVVILGAGTAGQNACHIAVGMGAHVTILDIDPARLRYVHDIMGGHVTTLMSNRATVGEEVLQADVVIGTVLIPGARAPVLVTKQMVKQMRPGAAVVDVAIDQGGCIETSRPTTHADPTYTVHDVVHYCVTNMPGAVPRTSTYALTNATLGYGLALADKGLDRALAEDKALRRGLNVHEGRVTHRGVAEAFGMDCAEV from the coding sequence ATGGTTGTCGGTGTGCCGAAGGAGATCAAGCCCGGGGAGAACCGCGTCGCCATGCTTCCCTCCGGCGTCGCGGCGTTCGCCGCGCATGGTCACGAAGTCCTCGTCGAAAGGTCGGCGGGCGCGGGAAGCGGCATTACCGACGCGCAGTACCGTGCCGCGGGGGCACGCGTCGTCACGGGCGCGAAGGGCGTGTGGGACCGCGCGGACCTGATCGTCAAGGTGAAGGAACCGATCGGCCCGGAAATGAAGCGCCTGCGCGCCGGACAGATTATCTATACCTACCTCCATTTGGCGTCGGACGAGGCGTTGACGCGCCACCTGATGAAGAAGAAAGTCACGGCGATCGGCTACGAAACGATCCAACGCGACGATGGCGCACTCCCGCTGCTGACGCCGATGAGCGAAGTCGCCGGCCGGCTTGCGGTGCAGAAGGCCGCGCGATGTCTGGAAGCGGCGAGCGGCGGGCGGGGAATCCTGCTGAGCGGCGTGTCCGGCGTGAAGCCTGCACATGTTGTGATTCTTGGCGCGGGCACGGCAGGCCAGAACGCGTGCCACATTGCCGTGGGGATGGGCGCGCACGTCACGATCCTCGATATCGATCCCGCGCGGTTGCGGTACGTTCACGACATTATGGGCGGGCACGTCACGACGCTCATGTCGAACCGCGCGACCGTTGGCGAGGAAGTGTTGCAGGCGGACGTGGTGATCGGAACGGTGCTGATTCCGGGCGCGCGCGCCCCGGTTCTGGTCACCAAACAGATGGTGAAGCAGATGCGGCCGGGTGCGGCGGTTGTCGACGTTGCGATCGACCAGGGCGGCTGCATCGAGACATCGAGACCGACCACGCACGCGGACCCCACGTACACGGTTCACGACGTCGTACACTACTGCGTGACGAACATGCCCGGCGCCGTGCCGCGTACGTCCACGTATGCGCTCACGAACGCAACGCTTGGTTACGGGTTGGCGCTGGCGGACAAGGGCCTCGACCGCGCGCTGGCGGAGGACAAGGCCTTACGCCGCGGGCTCAACGTGCATGAAGGGCGTGTTACGCATCGCGGTGTGGCGGAGGCGTTCGGCATGGACTGCGCGGAGGTATAG